From Triticum aestivum cultivar Chinese Spring chromosome 4A, IWGSC CS RefSeq v2.1, whole genome shotgun sequence, a single genomic window includes:
- the LOC123082303 gene encoding uncharacterized protein produces the protein MSKYVELLDMGVRIAARFHSHCPQTARMYYKPPQSTSSSSSGAAEAATTDRRAAGFDGGEDVAAGFRPFAASGALGAGVVQPRFGFDTAQVVIYEVV, from the coding sequence ATGTCCAAGTACGTGGAGCTGCTGGACATGGGCGTGCGCATCGCCGCCAGGTTCCACTCCCACTGCCCGCAGACGGCGCGCATGTACTACAAGCCGCCGCAGTccacctcctcgtcgtcatcgggcGCCGCCGAGGCCGCCACGACGGATCGGAGGGCAGCCGGCTTTGACGGTGGCGAGGACGTGGCGGCTGGCTTCCGGCCCTTCGCAGCCTCGGGAGCTCTCGGCGCCGGCGTCGTCCAGCCGCGGTTCGGCTTCGACACCGCGCAGGTCGTCATCTACGAGGTCGTATGA
- the LOC123086961 gene encoding uncharacterized protein, whose protein sequence is MSKYVELLDMGVRIAARFHSHCPQTARMYYKPPQSASTSGAAEAAPTDRTKAAGFGGGEDVAAGFRPFAASGALGAGVVQPRFGFDTAQVLIYEVV, encoded by the coding sequence ATGTCGAAGTACGTGGAGCTGCTGGACATGGGCGTGCGCATCGCCGCCAGGTTCCACTCCCACTGCCCGCAGACGGCGCGCATGTACTACAAGCCGCCGCAGTCCGCCTCCACGTCGGGCGCCGCCGAGGCCGCGCCGACGGATCGGACGAAGGCGGCCGGCTTTGGCGGCGGCGAGGACGTGGCTGCTGGCTTCCGGCCCTTCGCCGCGTCGGGAGCTCTCGGCGCCGGCGTCGTCCAGCCGCGGTTCGGCTTCGACACCGCGCAGGTCCTCATCTACGAGGTCGTATGA